From Arachis stenosperma cultivar V10309 chromosome 2, arast.V10309.gnm1.PFL2, whole genome shotgun sequence, one genomic window encodes:
- the LOC130963060 gene encoding uncharacterized protein LOC130963060, whose translation MGKGKQMQSWEEEMAQNKEAWKLTVESKAIPCSDEEDIMAILQEQNEAIALNRIDRSLVRLEWLDAYPDTRLRGGPRGLSDHCSLVVEDRKIAQGPRPFRSLDAWFTHEGFLKMMKEEWRGLGDVQFLDKLKAMAKPLSRWHKQHFGNISEKIQRFEDEIKKMDDIVNNGVYDGTIEVRRKALVRCCEVWYERQNIHWKQMSRSQHAKEMDRNTIYFHNIASARRRNKWIESLMINGRLVRNHARIKVAIRDFYRSLYHQDESPNISFRDGLLNRLEMEEAQALEVLPTEEEIKEAVWDCESSKAPGSDGYNMNFIKRC comes from the exons ATGGGCAAAGGTAAGCAAATGCAGAGTTGGGAAGAGGAAATGGCGCAGAATAAAGAGGCCTGGAAACTGACGGTCGAATCAAAAGCAATACCATGCAGTGATGAGGAAGACATCATGGCAATCCTCCAGGAGCAAAACGAGGCCATAGCTCTGAA TCGTATTGATAGAAGCTTGGTTAGATTGGAATGGCTAGATGCTTACCCAGATACTCGCCTAAGAGGAGGTCCGAGGGGCCTATCAGATCATTGTTCTCTGGTAGTGGAAGATAGAAAAATAGCTCAAGGACCAAGACCGTTCCGCAGTCTAGACGCATGGTTCACGCATGAAGGTTTTCTAAAGATGATGAAGGAAGAATGGAGGGGATTAGGGGATGTGCAATTCCTGGATAAACTGAAGGCAATGGCAAAACCACTGAGTAGATGGCACAAGCAGCACTTTGGGAATATAAGTGAGAAGATCCAAAGGTTTGAGGACGAGATCAAGAAAATGGATGACATAGTTAACAACGGAGTATATGATGGTACAATAGAAGTAAGAAGAAAGGCACTGGTAAGATGTTGTGAGGTATGGTATGAGAGACAAAATATACACTGGAAGCAAATGTCTAGGTCTCAACATGCTAAGGAGATGGATAGGAATACCATATATTTTCATAATATTGCATCAGCAAGAAGAAGGAATAAATGGATTGAGTCTTTAATGATTAACGGAAGGTTGGTAAGGAATCATGCACGGATTAAGGTTGCAATTAGAGATTTTTACAGGAGCCTATACCACCAAGATGAGTCGCCAAATATCAGTTTTCGAGATGGTTTACTTAATCGCTTGGAGATGGAGGAAGCTCAAGCACTAGAGGTGTTACCGACGGAGGAGGAAATAAAGGAGGCAGTATGGGATTGTGAATCATCTAAGGCTCCGGGTAGTGATGGATACAAcatgaattttataaaaagatgTTAG
- the LOC130963062 gene encoding uncharacterized protein LOC130963062, translating into MAWAVELSQYNLQDEPRQAIKAQAMADFLVEVIGDSPDTPNTRWKLHVDRASNQMFGGAGIILENSVGVAYEQSIKFDFPVFNNQAEYEAVIGGEELSKDALPEWIDCQLKKEIVLGFGILSNDLAALLCEPDENGGFTLIRLLSSGKFELQRYHSSPVPARNLDYCQKQELYLDKHLHPLSEEEYKFPKRFHYLKLAYFQAYVSDSLTKSLHRKLEKIHMQTRWKESSATEVHEFLCEKLNAYGFGRLRSSAAIIAVFKDIKLPTSVHEVALKRLWPDLPMEILQLAFLNYSECPQLVNKHKIALDFLALPDLPQLPPFFLRKSSCHSNDDIVGPVRPFPFLLVLNEFYNGCSSLEDDEFSVEAELGLKYNEVMKVASDITVSTHGSMDLNDDAVSLSHDQEEAWDGSLKRKSFLSYRPIAFNCSTKDFVTENSVYSDGIYDTFMFHVRKPGEQTKLHEGEVFDDHCPVELRLNASLENSEPQGLEACNLLKKHMSKWEQHFDLYKEFCINLDLK; encoded by the exons ATGGCATGGGCAGTAGAGCTGTCTCAATATAACTTGCAAGACGAACCCAGGCAGGCAATCAAAGCCCAAGCAATGGCAGATTTTCTGGTAGAGGTCATTGGTGACTCACCCGACACACCGAACACACGGTGGAAACTCCACGTTGACAGAGCATCCAACCAAATGTTCGGAGGAGCTGGCATCATCCTTGAGAACTCGGTAGGAGTAGCTTACGAACAATCGATCAAATTCGATTTCCCAGTCTtcaacaaccaggcagaatacgaagcagTAATAGGAGG GGAAGAGCTGTCAAAGGATGCTCTTCCTGAATGGATTGATTGCCAGCTGAAGAAAGAGATTGTCTTGGGTTTTGGAATTTTAAGCAATGACCTGGCTGCCTTACTTTGTGAACCAGATGAAAATGGTGGATTTACACTGATAAGGCTATTGTCATCAGGAAAGTTTGAATTGCAAAGATATCATTCTTCTCCGGTTCCAGCTAGGAACTTAGATTACTGCCAGAAACAAGAATTATATTTGGACAAACACTTGCATCCCTTAAGCGAGGAGGAATACAAATTTCCAAAAAGATTTCATTACCTAAAATTGGCCTACTTTCAGGCATATGTAAGCGATAGTCTTACTAAATCACTACATAGGAAACTAGAAAAGATTCATATGCAAACTCGATGGAAGGAATCTTCTGCTACTGAAGTGCATGAGTTTTTATGCGAGAAATTAAATGCCTATGGGTTTGGTCGGTTAAGATCGTCTGCTGCAATTATTGCTGTCTTTAAAGATATAAAATTACCCACAAGCGTTCATGAAGTTGCTTTGAAGAGACTTTGGCCTGACTTGCCGATGGAGATATTGCAATTGGCATTTTTGAATTATTCTGAATGTCCGCAACTTGTAAACAAGCATAAGATAGCGCTAGATTTTTTAGCTTTACCTGACCTTCCTCAGTTGCCTCCATTCTTCTTACGGAAATCTTCATGCCACAGCAACGATGACATTGTGGGTCCAGTTAGGCCATTTCCTTTTCTACTTGTGCTAAATGAATTTTACAATGGTTGCTCAAGTTTGGAAGATGATGAGTTTTCAGTAGAAGCGGAGCTTGGACTTAAGTACAATGAAGTAATGAAGGTGGCAAGTGACATCACTGTTTCAACACATGGCTCTATGGACCTCAATGATGATGCAGTATCTCTTTCTCATGATCAAGAGGAAGCTTGGGATGGTTCCTTGAAACGAAAATCTTTTTTGTCATATCGGCCAATTGCATTCAATTGCTCCACTAAAGATTTTGTTACGGAGAACTCTGTTTATAGTGATGGAATTTATGATACATTTATGTTCCATGTCCGGAAGCCTGGAGAGCAGACAAAACTTCATGAAGGCGAGGTATTTGATGATCATTGCCCTGTTGAGTTGAGGCTTAATGCTTCATTGGAAAACTCGGAACCTCAAGGTTTAGAGGCATGTAATCTACTAAAGAAACATATGTCAAAATGGGAACAACATTTTGATTTGTATAAGGAGTTTTGTATTAATCTAGATTTGAAGTGA